In one window of Haloprofundus halophilus DNA:
- a CDS encoding DUF1428 domain-containing protein, protein MSQYVDGYVLPVPSDKVEEYREMAAEAGKSWIDHGALQYFECVGDDLAPDMGDVELATFPDLVAADQNETVIFAFVVYESREHRDEVNAAVHEEMEAIEGADEIEMPFDVARMAYGGFEALVEHQAEASDEEPIETSG, encoded by the coding sequence ATGAGCCAATACGTCGATGGATACGTGCTGCCGGTCCCGAGTGACAAGGTCGAAGAGTACCGGGAAATGGCGGCGGAGGCGGGAAAGAGCTGGATCGATCACGGCGCGCTTCAGTACTTCGAGTGTGTCGGAGACGACCTCGCTCCGGACATGGGGGACGTTGAGTTAGCAACGTTCCCCGACCTCGTGGCTGCGGACCAGAACGAGACGGTGATATTTGCGTTCGTCGTCTACGAGTCCCGAGAACACCGCGACGAGGTCAACGCCGCGGTGCACGAGGAGATGGAGGCGATAGAGGGAGCAGACGAGATCGAGATGCCGTTCGACGTTGCCCGAATGGCCTATGGCGGCTTCGAGGCTCTCGTCGAGCACCAGGCGGAAGCGTCGGACGAAGAGCCAATCGAAACGAGCGGGTAG
- a CDS encoding ATP-binding protein, with translation MEFVDRNAELSRLTKLYNSDQAELAVIYGRRRLGKTALVRQSLTDYEDAILFQAKQKTKELQIREFIDTAEESFPGISRIRENWDSLIGYLADQDAIVVLDEFPYLIEEEPSLPSVIQELYDYGVDESALTLVLVGSSISMMEDAALLGNSPLYGRCSEKLDITELPFNAAMSLYPDSYSPSEQILLWAVFGGTPYYIEEAATYNTISDAIEQTLLSSHSALHNDPDYVLRMELSEPTRYFSILEAIAGGNTSLNEIAQASGVDSDQISRYIDRLKRLRLVEREVPITERPEKSRRGQYRIVDSMFEFWFRFLYGTPIQYDQLTPGAYDTVVEPKMNDFASGTFETLAQHALRELYPSYTITRTGRWWYQNHEIDVVGITNSDVLLVGECKFQNSPVGYDVLSTLESHESELRWNPEQGGERKCEYAVFSKSGFTNSLREIATERDDVSLFTAEDVVNAL, from the coding sequence ATGGAGTTCGTCGACCGGAATGCAGAACTTAGCCGGCTCACCAAGCTATACAACTCTGATCAAGCAGAGTTAGCGGTGATTTATGGTCGTCGCCGATTAGGAAAGACGGCCCTCGTACGCCAATCTCTCACTGACTACGAGGACGCCATTCTGTTCCAAGCAAAACAGAAGACGAAGGAACTCCAGATTCGAGAGTTCATCGATACGGCCGAAGAGTCCTTCCCTGGTATCTCGCGTATCCGCGAAAACTGGGACTCATTGATTGGATATCTAGCAGACCAAGACGCCATCGTAGTGTTGGACGAATTCCCGTATCTCATCGAAGAAGAACCCAGCCTCCCCTCAGTCATTCAAGAACTGTATGACTATGGTGTGGACGAGTCCGCACTGACACTCGTGTTAGTCGGCTCGTCAATCAGCATGATGGAAGACGCAGCACTGTTAGGAAACAGTCCGCTGTATGGTCGATGCTCTGAAAAACTCGATATCACCGAGCTGCCGTTCAACGCGGCGATGAGCCTCTATCCCGACAGCTACAGCCCCAGCGAGCAAATTCTGCTGTGGGCTGTATTCGGAGGCACTCCCTATTACATCGAAGAAGCAGCCACGTACAACACCATTAGCGACGCAATCGAACAAACACTCCTTTCATCACATTCAGCTCTTCACAACGATCCCGACTATGTACTCCGGATGGAACTCAGCGAACCGACACGCTACTTCTCTATTCTAGAAGCCATCGCCGGTGGAAACACCTCTCTCAACGAAATCGCACAGGCAAGTGGAGTCGACTCAGATCAAATCTCTCGGTATATCGACCGCCTCAAGCGGCTTCGTCTTGTCGAACGAGAGGTCCCAATTACGGAGCGGCCTGAGAAGTCCCGGAGAGGCCAATACCGTATCGTAGATTCGATGTTCGAGTTCTGGTTCCGGTTCCTCTATGGAACGCCTATTCAGTACGACCAGCTTACGCCAGGTGCATATGACACAGTTGTGGAACCCAAGATGAACGACTTCGCTAGCGGGACGTTCGAGACGCTTGCCCAACATGCCCTTCGGGAGCTCTACCCCTCATATACTATCACTCGAACCGGACGATGGTGGTACCAAAACCATGAGATCGACGTCGTCGGGATCACTAACAGCGATGTATTGCTCGTCGGAGAGTGCAAGTTCCAGAATTCGCCGGTCGGGTACGATGTATTGAGTACGCTCGAAAGTCACGAATCAGAGCTTCGTTGGAACCCAGAACAAGGTGGTGAGCGCAAATGTGAGTATGCTGTGTTCTCGAAAAGTGGGTTCACAAACTCGCTGAGAGAGATCGCTACCGAACGTGATGACGTCTCGTTATTCACTGCTGAAGATGTTGTGAACGCTCTTTAG
- a CDS encoding acyl-CoA synthetase, with translation MTWQIMPRFESYEQARREFEWALPDRYNPATDFLRKHDDPERVALRYENPDGPSANLTFRDLDDRSDRLAAALAALGIEAGDRVGVVVPQKPENPVTHLANWKLGAVSVPLTVLFGRDALEYRLVDSEAKAVVVDPAVRDEIDAISDACPDLEHVVELGSNVEGDAHAFDDLVASEKPGIDVYDSTPETPSAIMYTSGSTGPPKGVLHSHALWLGRAAAAYNYFDQGLHDATLWTPADWAWGAALGGTLFAALHHGCTIVGWPREDFDPEDVFDFMARHGVTKAFMPPTALRMLMSVENPTEKYDLALETLAAVGEPLTPEILDWVDETFDDVPVNEFYGQTELNLVVGNSSNWFEAQPGSMGKPLPGYDVAVVDQETRERLPTGEPGELAVRPDDDRVFFDEYWGLPEKTANKRLDGDWFLTDDIVMQDDEGYLWFVSRADDVILTSGYRVGPMEVEKAILRHPNVEQAGVVGIPDETRGEAIQAYVQPTSDAFDEETLRTEIEDLVRDRLAAYEYPRHIEFVDELPTTSTGKIRRLDLREESEK, from the coding sequence ATGACTTGGCAAATCATGCCACGGTTCGAGAGCTACGAACAGGCCCGACGGGAGTTCGAGTGGGCGCTTCCCGACCGCTACAACCCCGCGACGGACTTCCTCCGAAAGCACGACGACCCAGAGCGCGTCGCGCTTCGGTACGAGAACCCGGACGGCCCGTCGGCGAACCTCACGTTTCGTGACCTCGACGACCGCTCTGACCGCCTTGCCGCCGCCCTCGCAGCGCTAGGTATCGAGGCAGGCGACCGTGTCGGCGTCGTCGTCCCCCAGAAGCCCGAGAACCCGGTCACGCATCTCGCAAACTGGAAACTCGGGGCGGTGTCCGTCCCGTTGACCGTCCTCTTCGGTCGAGACGCGCTCGAATACCGACTCGTCGACAGCGAGGCCAAAGCGGTCGTCGTCGACCCCGCGGTCCGCGACGAAATCGACGCAATCAGTGATGCGTGTCCCGACCTCGAACACGTCGTCGAGCTCGGGTCGAACGTCGAGGGAGACGCACACGCCTTCGACGACCTCGTCGCATCCGAGAAGCCTGGCATCGACGTGTACGACTCGACGCCGGAGACGCCGAGCGCCATCATGTACACGAGCGGGAGCACCGGTCCGCCGAAGGGCGTCCTCCACAGTCACGCACTCTGGCTTGGACGCGCTGCGGCCGCCTACAACTACTTCGACCAGGGACTCCACGACGCGACGCTGTGGACGCCCGCCGACTGGGCGTGGGGCGCTGCGCTCGGTGGAACGCTGTTCGCAGCGCTGCACCACGGCTGTACTATCGTCGGGTGGCCGCGGGAGGATTTCGACCCCGAGGACGTGTTCGATTTCATGGCTCGCCACGGGGTCACGAAGGCGTTCATGCCGCCGACGGCGCTGCGGATGTTGATGTCCGTCGAGAACCCCACCGAGAAATACGACCTCGCTCTGGAGACGCTCGCGGCGGTCGGCGAACCGCTCACACCCGAGATTCTCGACTGGGTCGACGAGACGTTCGACGACGTGCCGGTGAACGAGTTCTACGGACAGACGGAGCTCAATCTCGTCGTCGGCAACAGCTCGAACTGGTTCGAGGCACAGCCCGGCAGCATGGGCAAGCCGCTTCCCGGCTACGACGTGGCCGTCGTCGACCAAGAAACCCGCGAGAGACTCCCGACGGGCGAACCCGGCGAGTTGGCCGTCCGTCCGGACGACGACCGCGTGTTCTTCGACGAATACTGGGGCTTACCCGAGAAAACGGCCAACAAGCGACTCGACGGTGACTGGTTCCTGACCGACGACATCGTCATGCAGGACGACGAGGGCTACCTGTGGTTCGTCTCGCGCGCCGACGACGTCATTCTCACGAGCGGCTATCGCGTCGGCCCGATGGAGGTCGAGAAGGCGATTCTCCGACATCCGAACGTCGAGCAAGCGGGCGTCGTCGGTATCCCCGACGAGACGCGAGGCGAAGCGATCCAGGCGTACGTCCAACCGACGAGCGACGCGTTCGACGAGGAGACGCTTCGAACGGAGATCGAGGACTTGGTTCGCGACCGACTCGCTGCGTACGAGTATCCCCGACACATCGAGTTCGTCGACGAGTTACCAACGACGTCGACGGGGAAGATTCGTCGACTCGACTTGCGCGAAGAATCTGAGAAGTAA
- a CDS encoding SWIM zinc finger family protein, translating to MTEHLLSKLTPSGRVLDRAQYEPLCFSLLDGDVLVRNERYTDPENHEYRVQIENGVPIACECPADEKYPGACKHRVAVAIRSVVVDAAVEMQTLADGGSIRASTRNETDESSCDCEHLSNGFPCWECVRTGRRGLPLQE from the coding sequence ATGACCGAACATCTACTGTCGAAATTGACACCGTCTGGTCGCGTTCTCGATCGAGCACAGTACGAACCGTTGTGCTTCTCACTTCTCGATGGTGACGTCCTCGTTCGCAACGAGCGTTATACCGACCCAGAGAACCACGAGTACCGAGTCCAGATCGAAAACGGCGTTCCTATCGCCTGTGAGTGCCCTGCAGACGAAAAATATCCCGGGGCGTGCAAACATCGAGTTGCCGTTGCAATCCGTAGCGTCGTCGTAGATGCAGCCGTGGAGATGCAGACTCTCGCCGACGGTGGTTCTATTCGAGCATCTACGAGGAACGAGACAGATGAGTCATCGTGCGACTGCGAACACCTCTCCAATGGATTTCCGTGTTGGGAGTGTGTTCGTACAGGACGACGCGGACTTCCCTTACAGGAGTGA
- a CDS encoding transcription initiation factor IIB — protein sequence MSLRDIYESGFDEESGKTTTATTCPECSGTLVTEGGESSCTECGLIVDEHRLDHGPEWRSFSDDETNSERTGAPLTPARHDRGLSSEIGFGKDGKGNILSGRKRRHISRLRHQHGRARWRTKAEQNLAHACGEITRITAALELPRTVCEEACTIYRAAQKENLIRGRSIETMTAGSVYAACRCRGSLRTISEVAEVALCTRQKVRLGYRVLNAELGLQIPAVDIRDLILRFASECEVSDEVRYRALGLARIAEERGFTNGRNPSGVAAGCLYLACREFGTDCTQTQIARLTGVATTTVRERYCELREERGNCNPNTESTPESKF from the coding sequence ATGTCGCTGAGAGACATCTACGAGAGTGGCTTCGACGAAGAGAGTGGCAAAACAACGACTGCGACGACCTGTCCGGAGTGTTCGGGTACACTTGTGACCGAAGGTGGCGAGAGTAGCTGTACCGAGTGTGGGCTCATCGTCGACGAACATCGACTCGACCACGGCCCCGAGTGGCGCTCGTTTTCCGACGATGAAACGAATTCTGAACGGACGGGTGCACCATTGACGCCTGCGCGTCACGACCGGGGGCTCTCTTCTGAGATTGGATTTGGGAAGGACGGAAAGGGCAATATCCTCTCTGGGCGGAAGCGTCGACACATCTCTCGACTCCGTCACCAACACGGCCGAGCACGCTGGCGAACGAAAGCAGAACAGAATCTCGCTCACGCCTGTGGCGAAATCACCCGAATAACCGCTGCACTCGAGTTGCCACGAACGGTCTGTGAGGAGGCGTGTACCATCTATCGTGCTGCCCAGAAAGAAAACCTCATTCGCGGACGTTCGATCGAGACGATGACCGCAGGGAGTGTGTATGCGGCGTGTCGATGCCGAGGGTCGCTTCGGACAATCAGTGAGGTGGCTGAGGTCGCACTGTGTACCCGACAGAAGGTCCGGTTGGGGTATCGGGTATTGAACGCCGAACTTGGGTTACAGATTCCAGCAGTCGACATTCGAGATTTGATTCTTCGATTCGCGTCTGAGTGTGAGGTCTCAGACGAGGTTCGGTATCGAGCTTTGGGACTCGCGAGAATAGCCGAAGAGCGAGGGTTCACCAACGGACGCAATCCATCAGGCGTTGCTGCGGGGTGTCTGTATCTCGCCTGTCGTGAATTCGGCACTGATTGTACGCAGACACAGATCGCTCGGTTAACTGGCGTAGCGACTACGACAGTACGAGAACGTTACTGTGAGCTCAGGGAGGAGCGTGGCAACTGTAACCCAAACACCGAGAGCACACCTGAATCAAAATTCTAA
- a CDS encoding DUF7342 family protein, translating to MSNSESPDEPPSFDDAFRGDDVEQRVYGTILQTREPTAASAIAKRADCDPKTARKYLGWFSELGVVTRHDGHPVTYERNDAYFEWRQVNQLAVTHSIEELQERVRELTSRIDEYEDSYDATTPAAVDAVDAAEARDGRTIDDVYSDLGDWATAREERTRYERARQQRTSGGTEQASG from the coding sequence ATGTCCAATAGCGAGTCTCCAGATGAGCCTCCGTCCTTCGACGACGCGTTTCGCGGTGACGATGTTGAGCAACGTGTCTACGGGACTATCCTCCAGACTCGCGAGCCGACCGCAGCGAGCGCCATCGCCAAACGAGCAGATTGTGACCCAAAGACCGCTCGGAAGTACTTGGGCTGGTTTAGCGAACTAGGCGTCGTCACACGCCACGATGGTCATCCAGTCACCTACGAGCGCAACGACGCCTACTTCGAGTGGCGGCAAGTCAATCAACTCGCAGTCACCCACTCTATCGAGGAACTTCAAGAGCGTGTCCGAGAGCTAACCTCGCGTATCGACGAGTACGAAGATTCGTACGATGCCACGACGCCAGCGGCTGTCGACGCCGTCGACGCTGCAGAGGCACGCGACGGCCGGACTATCGACGACGTCTATAGCGACCTCGGCGACTGGGCGACCGCTCGCGAGGAGCGCACACGCTATGAACGTGCACGCCAGCAACGCACCAGTGGCGGGACCGAGCAGGCATCTGGGTAG
- a CDS encoding transcriptional regulator FilR1 domain-containing protein, with translation MAVSDHDILAHLAGAQSIGDVIPYVVLTRLSEEPASFETLADEFDVDRTTIYRLLDPVREWHFISNDGTDYDGYEVTGFGAVVLHHIDAATTADEFGDSDSGLSYLLRSILRPTLLRRLRTNPARKADLARGSANPSRSTVHRTIAGFLDHGLVTRDRSTGQYTLTTAGRDVLATYDSLMSGVRIARRHTIFFCCCDDRIADFPLESLTTAEQIIDEPVAPDRTMVALQKVVAAGVDDIRSLRSCSSAQRAAIFYPVIKSGVPYELLITGPVLYTRPKKDRYRDIVHRAIRATNVRLLVVPEVDEFPVELDIINGDTVVVAPSNPRDSVDFGDGLQSEMIIGSDADLIAWAEAHYQRYREVSVPPLRYLISNLLNHSKIPDTKGGGKERSKG, from the coding sequence ATGGCTGTGTCCGACCACGACATACTGGCACATCTGGCTGGTGCGCAATCGATAGGGGATGTTATCCCGTACGTGGTTCTTACTCGACTCAGCGAAGAGCCGGCAAGTTTTGAGACACTCGCAGACGAGTTCGATGTCGACCGAACCACGATTTACCGATTACTTGACCCAGTTCGTGAATGGCACTTCATCTCGAACGACGGTACCGACTATGATGGATACGAAGTAACGGGGTTCGGGGCGGTCGTACTGCATCACATCGACGCGGCAACTACTGCTGACGAATTTGGCGATTCTGATTCGGGTCTCTCGTATCTTTTGCGGTCGATTCTACGGCCGACACTGCTCAGACGACTTCGAACGAATCCTGCAAGAAAAGCTGACCTCGCCCGTGGGTCTGCGAATCCGTCACGGTCGACGGTACATCGGACAATCGCTGGGTTTCTCGACCATGGGTTAGTCACGCGAGATCGTTCAACTGGTCAGTATACCCTCACAACCGCTGGGAGAGACGTGCTCGCTACGTACGACTCACTGATGAGCGGCGTCCGCATCGCTCGTCGACATACAATCTTCTTTTGCTGTTGTGACGACCGAATCGCCGATTTCCCACTTGAGTCGCTCACAACAGCCGAGCAAATTATCGATGAACCAGTTGCCCCTGATCGGACGATGGTTGCGCTTCAAAAGGTCGTGGCTGCCGGTGTCGACGACATTCGGAGTCTTCGTTCGTGTAGCTCGGCTCAACGTGCAGCCATTTTCTATCCAGTCATCAAATCCGGCGTCCCCTACGAGCTACTCATAACGGGACCTGTGCTCTATACCCGCCCGAAGAAAGATCGGTATCGAGATATCGTGCATCGCGCTATCCGTGCTACCAACGTACGTCTACTCGTCGTTCCCGAAGTCGACGAATTTCCCGTCGAACTCGATATTATCAACGGCGATACTGTTGTAGTCGCGCCATCCAACCCAAGAGATTCCGTAGATTTTGGAGATGGACTTCAATCGGAGATGATCATTGGGAGTGATGCGGACTTGATCGCGTGGGCAGAGGCGCACTACCAGAGGTACCGAGAGGTGTCCGTCCCACCGCTTCGGTATCTCATATCCAATCTACTCAACCACAGTAAAATACCCGACACAAAAGGCGGAGGGAAAGAACGGTCAAAAGGATGA
- a CDS encoding VirB4 family type IV secretion system protein, producing MNWKRLRFWRRAEDDAEDPGEHGESEAVAVDYEPEYSRLTTASDSHQTIITPSNIERTPNAVRTGEQWARTLWIGEYPDAPADGLFETLYSSPETRTTDISIHLTPRDTHRTLDSLENRLEDLEADYEYLEEKRRAGARGIQKDLEDYREMYDVLRNTSMKAFDTSMYLSVRGPTPEEIDSDAVANTARRSPANLTPIAPRWAQLDSLVATSPVSVDRLNESMQTKTPMLGGAVGAMFPFVAGAFAEPGIEYGTYALNESPLILDRFNRETGYCTMVIGKLGAGKSFSTKLQLVRRAMYDPETILIMLDPLQGFAGVNAALGGERVTVGGTRGFNPLELKATPEHVLADVPDLDPWSEQISWVLAFFETFFTHVATHPLGDRKQTLRRAIQEAYERNGITRDPKTHSRESPTVRDVIAVLEDLLEDPTAFGYATTGEQRSVADDAQSLLKDLRPSFHEGGDLANLAKPTEFDLDSHVVYLDLHQEEGTRGRTETSLMMQVLFNAVYERAKGTEKRVVFAIDEAHYLMNDTTSLEFLETAVRHSRHYDLSLQFITQTGGEFALTPEARTIANLCSMTLIHRVQEEAETLAEWFGLSEREVNWVQTAKAGNDEDGYSEALLNIDEEGWFPLRVRASPFEADVIANGVSQRDLRDSSATPAQDLQTETERNGQPYSVSQYGGEGKLHRPGETLR from the coding sequence ATGAACTGGAAGCGACTGCGGTTTTGGCGTCGCGCTGAAGATGATGCCGAAGACCCTGGCGAGCATGGTGAGTCTGAAGCTGTCGCTGTCGACTACGAGCCAGAATACAGCCGTCTCACGACCGCCTCAGACAGCCATCAGACGATTATCACGCCATCCAATATCGAGCGGACACCGAATGCAGTTCGAACGGGTGAACAGTGGGCACGGACGCTCTGGATTGGCGAGTATCCTGATGCACCCGCTGATGGATTGTTCGAGACGCTGTATTCGAGTCCAGAGACGCGAACGACAGATATCTCGATTCATCTCACGCCACGGGATACACACCGGACACTCGACTCGCTGGAGAATCGCCTCGAAGACCTCGAAGCCGACTACGAATATCTCGAAGAAAAGCGACGGGCGGGCGCTCGCGGCATCCAAAAAGACCTCGAAGATTACCGCGAGATGTACGACGTCTTGCGGAATACGTCGATGAAGGCATTCGATACGTCGATGTATCTCTCGGTCCGTGGACCGACGCCCGAAGAAATTGATTCGGATGCAGTCGCGAACACAGCACGACGCTCGCCTGCGAATCTCACGCCGATTGCACCTCGATGGGCGCAACTCGACTCACTCGTCGCCACGAGTCCAGTTAGCGTCGACCGACTGAACGAGTCGATGCAAACGAAGACTCCCATGTTGGGCGGGGCGGTCGGTGCGATGTTTCCCTTCGTTGCAGGCGCGTTTGCCGAACCCGGAATCGAGTACGGGACCTACGCACTCAACGAGAGCCCGCTCATCTTGGACCGATTCAATCGTGAAACGGGCTACTGTACGATGGTCATCGGGAAACTCGGTGCGGGGAAATCCTTCTCGACGAAACTGCAGCTCGTTCGTCGAGCGATGTATGACCCCGAGACGATTCTCATCATGCTCGATCCACTCCAGGGCTTTGCAGGCGTGAACGCTGCACTCGGTGGCGAGCGTGTGACAGTCGGGGGGACGCGTGGATTCAACCCACTCGAACTCAAGGCGACGCCTGAACATGTTCTCGCAGACGTTCCCGACCTCGACCCGTGGTCAGAGCAAATCTCGTGGGTGCTGGCGTTCTTCGAGACGTTCTTTACCCACGTTGCGACCCATCCGCTCGGTGACCGAAAGCAGACGCTTCGACGGGCGATTCAGGAGGCCTACGAACGCAACGGAATCACCCGCGACCCAAAGACGCACAGCCGTGAGTCACCCACCGTCCGAGACGTCATTGCCGTTCTCGAAGATTTGCTTGAGGACCCGACCGCGTTTGGCTATGCAACCACGGGCGAACAGCGAAGCGTCGCTGACGACGCGCAGTCGCTGTTGAAGGACCTTCGGCCGTCGTTTCACGAAGGCGGTGACCTCGCCAATCTCGCGAAACCAACGGAGTTCGACCTCGATTCACACGTTGTCTACCTTGACCTCCACCAAGAGGAGGGGACGCGCGGGCGGACAGAGACGAGTCTGATGATGCAGGTGTTGTTCAACGCCGTCTACGAGCGTGCGAAAGGCACTGAGAAACGCGTCGTATTTGCGATTGACGAAGCCCACTATCTGATGAACGATACGACCTCGCTTGAGTTCTTAGAGACGGCAGTCAGACACAGTCGACACTACGACCTCTCGTTACAGTTCATCACACAGACGGGCGGGGAGTTCGCTCTCACACCGGAGGCGCGGACGATTGCGAATCTCTGTTCGATGACGCTCATCCATCGCGTCCAAGAAGAAGCTGAGACGCTTGCCGAGTGGTTCGGATTGAGCGAACGTGAGGTGAATTGGGTGCAGACGGCAAAGGCCGGTAACGACGAGGACGGCTACTCAGAAGCACTCCTCAATATCGATGAGGAAGGCTGGTTCCCGCTTCGAGTTCGAGCGAGTCCGTTCGAGGCAGACGTCATCGCGAATGGAGTCTCACAGAGAGATTTACGAGATTCATCGGCGACTCCCGCACAAGACCTCCAGACGGAGACCGAAAGGAATGGCCAGCCCTACTCTGTCTCTCAGTATGGCGGCGAGGGGAAACTCCACCGACCAGGAGAGACATTGAGGTGA
- a CDS encoding phage NrS-1 polymerase family protein: MTGNHVLTTPEQIRERSRAIRSVHSDFVADSGSTRSGRRPTTQSRELSFTSKLDDEEILQRAQSAANSEKFSRLWNGDISGYDSHSEADMALCCLLAFWAGGDSSQVDRLFRQSGLVREKWDEVHYADGATYGEMTVERACTRVTDGYSS, from the coding sequence ATGACTGGCAATCATGTGCTCACAACGCCCGAACAGATCCGTGAGCGTTCGCGTGCGATTCGAAGCGTTCACTCTGACTTCGTTGCCGACTCAGGGTCGACTCGCTCGGGGAGACGACCTACCACACAATCCCGTGAGCTGTCGTTCACCTCGAAATTGGATGATGAAGAGATACTCCAACGTGCCCAATCAGCGGCAAACAGTGAGAAGTTCTCTCGACTTTGGAACGGCGATATCAGTGGATACGACAGCCACTCCGAGGCTGATATGGCGCTCTGCTGTTTGCTTGCGTTTTGGGCGGGTGGTGATTCCTCACAAGTCGATCGGCTGTTTCGACAGTCTGGATTGGTTCGTGAGAAGTGGGATGAGGTTCACTACGCTGACGGTGCGACCTATGGTGAGATGACTGTTGAGCGGGCGTGTACTCGTGTTACCGACGGATATTCCAGTTGA
- a CDS encoding winged helix-turn-helix domain-containing protein, protein MAETDRRPTDEVRQPEPPLPEESGLTLEEYLAMQQAIGHPTRFRILRTLVANNELSAAKLKSAVGVEPHNFHYHLDELVDVGLVDKRQRRTADSQGFYTYYRPTAMGCGILEHGVEELMRREREFNDAYS, encoded by the coding sequence ATGGCCGAAACCGACCGTCGCCCTACAGACGAGGTTCGTCAACCAGAGCCACCGCTTCCCGAAGAGAGCGGGTTGACGCTCGAAGAGTACCTCGCAATGCAACAGGCGATCGGCCACCCAACGCGGTTTCGCATCCTGCGAACGCTCGTCGCCAACAACGAACTGAGCGCTGCTAAACTCAAGTCTGCAGTTGGCGTTGAACCCCACAATTTCCACTACCACCTCGACGAGTTGGTTGACGTTGGTCTCGTCGACAAACGCCAACGCCGAACCGCCGACAGCCAAGGCTTCTACACGTACTACCGGCCGACAGCAATGGGATGTGGAATCCTCGAGCACGGTGTCGAGGAGCTGATGCGTCGAGAACGTGAGTTCAACGACGCCTACTCGTAG
- a CDS encoding aldo/keto reductase, which produces MEYTTFGRTGTTVSKICLGCMSFGTNWDEWTLDREESRELIERAIDLGINFFDTANVYSYGESEEILGEVLSEYDRDEFVVATKVYGQMDEDDPNSGGLSRKSIEQELENSLNRLDMDTVDLYQIHRFDYDTPIETTLRALDDAVRRGKVRHIGASSMWAHQFAEALHTSNSLGLERFVSMQNLYNLAYREEEREMLPLCEKEDIAVMPWSPLAAGFLTRPYGEFDATTRGEHESSLGRGYTKGGGPEINQRVQELADEKGVKMAQIALAWQFHKEWVTTPIVGTSSIEHLEDAVEALDISLSDSDIEYLEEPYEPIPVSGHE; this is translated from the coding sequence ATGGAGTACACCACCTTTGGTCGGACCGGAACAACGGTGAGCAAGATCTGTCTCGGCTGCATGAGTTTCGGAACGAACTGGGATGAGTGGACACTCGACAGAGAAGAGAGCCGCGAACTCATCGAACGAGCTATCGACCTCGGAATCAACTTCTTCGACACAGCGAACGTCTACTCTTACGGCGAGAGCGAAGAGATTCTTGGCGAAGTGCTCTCGGAGTACGACCGCGACGAGTTCGTCGTCGCAACCAAAGTCTATGGGCAGATGGACGAGGACGACCCCAACTCCGGCGGCCTCTCACGGAAGAGTATCGAGCAGGAATTGGAAAATTCGCTCAACCGATTGGACATGGATACGGTTGACCTCTACCAGATTCATCGCTTCGATTACGACACGCCCATCGAGACGACGCTTCGCGCACTGGACGACGCGGTTCGTCGCGGGAAGGTGCGCCACATCGGTGCGTCGTCGATGTGGGCACACCAGTTCGCCGAGGCCCTCCATACGTCCAATAGTCTCGGTCTAGAGCGGTTCGTCTCGATGCAGAACCTCTACAACCTCGCTTATCGAGAGGAGGAGCGAGAGATGCTGCCGCTCTGTGAGAAAGAGGACATCGCGGTGATGCCGTGGAGTCCGCTGGCGGCGGGCTTTCTCACACGTCCCTACGGAGAGTTCGACGCGACGACGCGCGGTGAACACGAGTCCTCGCTCGGGCGTGGCTACACCAAGGGCGGCGGTCCCGAGATAAATCAGCGTGTGCAGGAACTCGCCGACGAAAAGGGCGTGAAGATGGCACAGATTGCGCTCGCATGGCAGTTCCACAAAGAATGGGTGACGACGCCCATCGTCGGAACGTCGAGTATCGAACATCTCGAAGACGCTGTGGAAGCGCTCGACATCTCCCTGTCGGATTCCGACATTGAGTACCTCGAAGAGCCATACGAGCCGATTCCGGTGTCAGGACACGAGTGA